The genome window atgatgggaggagtggcattcgcgaacacatcatgatgatgcatgacatggccaataagctgaaagggctaggaaatcagtgatggttttcttgttcacttcatcatcacttcgcttccttcatcctatgaagcattcaagatcaattacaacactcagaaagACAAATGGatgatgagtgagctggtcgctatgtgcgtacaggaggaagagcgtatgaagatggatcgcactactgatgttactaacttcaccacctccagctCTAAAAATAGGAAGAACAATTATCAAAGAAAGGATGCTTTTAAAGTCCAAAAgccaaatcctaatacaagtgcaccttccagctctaagagctccttaggcaaaccctattgcaagttctgtaagaaaacaagacataagcaaaaggaatgccctgacttcaaggagtggctggataagaaaggtaacgattttttcattatacttgagtcctttaatttaaatgttcctgctaattcttggtggtttgattctggttctatggttcatgtaactaactctactcagggattcctttcaatccggaagctgggaagaaaccaaagaacacttaaagttggggatgatcgggaattagaagtgaaggccataggaacattacaactatttttgaaaactggtttatgtattaaactttatgataccttatatgttcctgaggtaactcggaaccttgtatcaggaccaaagttagacatggacggttttgtcgtttctcatggtcatcgcaaactctctattctctatgattctgttgtttatggtactggcattctggatggtggtctctatagattagaactagatgatattttttccaaatctttgttgtcatataatattaatggatcactcacaaagatggaaaagaaacgagacttagagacctcatccatgttgtggcatcaacatttAGGCctcatctcaagagaacgattaaatcgtctcgtaaaggatgaagtcttacctcctcttgatttcactgattttggaacatgtgttaaatgtcttaaaggcaaaatgacatcagcgaataagaaaggtgccactaggagttctaatttattagaactcattcacactgacattagtggtccttaccaaatcgctggcataatatgacatacttcatttatcactttcattgatgattattctcgttacatgtacttgtatcttattaaggaaaagtctgaatctcttacaacttttaaagattataaagctgaagttgaaaagcaattagatcgtcagattaaagttgtgagatcagatagaggcaatgaatattatggaagacatactgatgtgggtcaagctcctggtccattttaggAGTTTTATAAGGGCCAGGGGAtcgtgaaccaatacaccatgcctggtacacctcagcagaatggtgtcgctgaaagaagaaatcgtacccttatgaacatggtgcgcagtatgttagccaacactaatttaccattattcctctggactaaagcgttaaaagcagctgttcatatactcaatagagttccttctaagtctgtccctaaaactccttatgaactttggacaggaaggaaaccgagtcttaaatgtatgaaagtatggggctgcattgctgaagcaaaactctataatcctttcctaaggaaacttgaccctaaaacagttacatgtttctttatcgggtatcctgatcattcaaagggttatcgtttctattgtccttcccatgtcacccgtattgttgaaaccaagcgtgcggcgttcctggaggatttcaaggtcaatgggagcagtaccaacccttaggaagaattgcaagaagtacaagacgtgGGGGGGGACtctcgcttaccattactccgtttactcctcttgtaccccatgcaacaactgcacctgaagccactacacaaactccatctccacaatcagaacccattatacctcataacgaaggcacatcaaacactcaaaaccaagacaacgctgaacccgataatcaactcaggaggtcatctaggcaaagacggcctactaattgggatgattatgttacctaccggACTGAAATGGATGcaggaaagctcaatgatcctacctcttataatgaagccattagcagtgatcagtcttctgaatggaacaaagcaatgattgatgagcttgaatccatgaagaaaaatgacgtttgggatttggtagaattacccaacggtgtcaaaccttaggttgtaaatgggtgttcaaaacaaaactggatccgaatgggaacgttgaacgctacaaagcgagattggttgcaaagggctacactcagaaagagggaattgattgtcaagagacgttttcacctgtctctcgtaaagattcattaaggatcgttatggccctagtagctcattttgatttagagctgcatcagatggacgtcaaaactgctttccttaacggagacttagacgaagatgtttacatgaaacaacctgaaggctttaaacctgaaggtcaggagcatctagtctgtaagttgaagaaatccatttacgggttaaaacaagcatcacgtcaatggtacctcaagtttgatgaagtcatgaagaggcaaggttttatgaagaatcaagtggatcaatgcacctacctcaagatgagtgggagtaaatttactatacttgtcctttacgtagataatattctattggcaagtaatagtttagacatgttgcatgagtcgaagcggttactctcgcataacttcgacatgaaggatctcggagatgcttcttacgtcattggcatcgaaattcaccgagatagacacaaagggatcttaggattgtctcaaaagacttacatagatcgtgtccttacacgttacaacatgcaaagtgcaaaccctccgtcgctccagtagttaagggagatgttttcggttcattccagtctccgacaacagaggttgaaaaggagcaaatgagccagataccttcgggagcctgatgtatgctcaagtctgtactcgcccagatatcgcttatattgctggaatgctaggccgttatcaaaCTAATCCTGGTCtggatcactggaaagcagctaagaaggtccttagatatttgcaagggacgaaagactataaactgacttatagaagaagtggtcacttagaagtggtaggttattctgattctgactttgccaaatgcaaagatgacaagaaatccacttcgggctacatctttatgttagcaggcggacctatctcatggaagagtcataaacaacagttaactacaacttccacaatgatggcagaatacattgctgtttacaacgcaacctgtcatggaatgttgcttagaaatctgatcactggactcaaaatcattaattccatttctagaccattgaagctttactgtgataactcagctatcttagtttctcgaacagtaacagttcgactggagctggtttatatctcgatacaaaatatttgttcgtacgtgaacgagttgaagaaaataatctttgtattgagtatattagtactaaagatatgcttgcggatccgatgactaaaggtctcccacctaaagttttcgaagaacatgtatcgaatatgggacttactaaagaccttatttaatggcatattgtactagcttatgttttaattaataaaatttgcccagtttgattttgtatgctaacatatgttctgcctgtgtaatgacatatagacaaatataaatacaaatcaagcgctaaagggcttatgcgtattttgatcataactattaggttttaaattgaggctataatatgactaatgggggtcctgagtcgaatgatgattcaacggctttatttctctgctatagttcttggtttaaggctaaaatgaatgttaactcctggccagactcatctaatactcatgataaatgattactcggctaagtgggagaatgtgagattaaatatattattaatataatatttaatcttgtagccattataatcatttatattatatagatcaaaatatattaataacctattaataattagttggtaattgttgatggaccatattacccttattaactaattgggtttcctcttgggtgtatatataaggatattactagagagtttaagggttacaCAAGTTATACAATTacacaaccctcataacatcattCACGACTCGCTCTCTCTCCATAACCGAACCCTCCCTTGTTtcggttcatcaccatcataactttacaccctaaggaggaaccagatcatcctgacaagtatgtcgaactcaatggctgcatctctgactggattctctgctggcctgtctgctgtaacaggtatgttattcatgttttccattatgtttaaacagaactgatcaacagtTGATGTATGAGTTTTCATTGACTGATTAATAAATGAAATTATCAAACACAGTGGTGTTGAAGAATTTGAATATGGCACATAGAACTGAATCTTCTCGCACATGGTTTCTGTTCAGCACATCAGTTTGGAGATTGTTTTTGTTCTTACTGCATCCGGCGATAATGAATGGTGGTGGTAGAGGTTGGTTCGAGAGAGATGAAGAGGAGAGATTCTAAGGTTAGGGTTGGGGAAGAtggtgtttatttattaataaacattttaaataaaacatgaaatgatcaaaatacccttaagtggatagacataactgaaaattttaacttggttaatgctaaaggacgaaaggtgtaatgtgttttccaaataaaggattgtgactgtaattattgaagttaaaggctatccattgcaacccactataaacataaaggacgaaaagtgtaatttatcctattatttttattgttgttgttgttgttgttgttgttgttgttgttattgtagtTATCTAATCTATGTCTTTTCCACCCAATCACCAGGGGCGGACTTACCTctagcccaaggtgggcgggcgcacccccgggaaaaaaaaatttagtgctattTTCCGttgaaaatcccgtccgcaccccttgaattttttcatccgcaccccttggaatttttcatcTACACACCTAAGGTAAAAAATGTTAtcgatttatattttaaatttttttagtaaactctaattaaaaaaactacttaaattatataaacttatactacccaacttaacccaaatacccaataccttaacccactatttcattaaacataattagCCCACTAATtactagcccattaaccaaactcaacctaagttcaaactataataattaaaataagccCAATAATCCCTTAGAATTCCTCCCGCCTTCCCTCTCTTGGGTCGTCTCCTGCCAGCGATCATCgaacacaacaacaacaacaaccacaacagcacgTCATCAGCAGCCGCGAACCACCACCGTCAGACACCAAAGGGTAACAAAATTCTTAAATAGATCTGAAATTTCATGtattttgacgttgtttatggttgtttagaagatttttagggtgattatgttgtttagatgatttttagggtgattacacacgatttctagggttgaaaattaaaattgaaacattatgttatggagcgtTGAACTTATggatcaatttgtttgtgatagaaaCCATGAGTTATGGCGtgatttcttttgttttacatgacccgacacgacccgaaccgacccgatacgaaccgatttttttacttatatacctaggggtctaaaatttttaaaaatgtgttccgcaccccatgaaaaaattcCTGGATCCACCACTCCCAATCACTTAACAATATCACAATTGTTTTGGCCATATATATAAAAGCTTATCTACCACTATCGTGAATCCTTTATGTGGAATCCTCACTCTCTCCATGTCACTTTCGCTCCAATTATCCTAAAAAAAAACGATAGTATACAAGTTGCAATCATTCAAACCATCCATCCACCATGGAAACACACTTGAATCAAGAGACATCGAGCGTCGAAGCCGAGTTACAATCGAAATTACTCCACGACGATCACCATGTTCAAAAGGGTGGTCTCAGGACAATGCCCTTCATCATAGGTACATTATTTGTTCATCACTTTcagttttggttttggttttggtttaactttgtGTTTTATTATGTAGTAAATGAAGCATTTGAGAGTATTGCAAGTTATGGATTGCTGGCGAACATGATCTTCTATCTAATGGAAGTTTATCACATGGAAGCTGCAACCGGAACCATTGTACTCTCCATTTGGACCGCGCTTTCGAATGGTCTCTCCATTGTTGGGGGTTTCATATCCGACGCTTATTTGGGTCGGTTTCGGGTCATTGCAACCGGGTCTCTTTTTAGTCTTGTTGTAAGTCCATATCATCCATATTCGTGTTTGCGGGTGGGGATGCAAACATGGGTCGGTTTTGAGCTAAAACCGAATAAAAATCCTAAAATTCGTGTTTTCGGCATGGCATTTGAACTTGAAATTTTTTGGGCTGAAAAAATCTGGGACCAAAATTATTTTTtgttagttaatgattgattgaTTATTCCACTTTTTtgccttaatttttttttttggttacaCCATTTGTTAACTTCTTAactttcaaaaataaaaatttttaaaTCCAAATTTcaataacaaacattaaaaatgcatggttttatttatttttatttgtttgtttttagaaaataaaaaaactgaATCCAATTGATAAAATTCGGTTTAAAGAAAATACCAAACCGATCGGTCAGTTTTTTATGGTTCAGTTATTACTGTTAATATGGTTTCGGTTTGGTTAAATCGGTTTTGAAGCTGACCCCTAGTTGAATTTTTTGCAACAGGGGGTGACATTTCTCTGGTTGACATCTATTGTTCCACAATTAACACCTTCATCTTGCCAAGAACCGGACACGGGTTGCAGCCCACCAACACGAGCCCAACTCGGTTTCCTCTACGCATCTTTTGGTCTAATGTCGATCGGGTCGGCTTGCATCAGACCGTGTTCCATAGCCTTTGGTGCAGACCAGCTCAAACACCGTAACAACCAGAGGCTCATCGATAGCTACTTTAACTGGTACTATGCTTCCAACACAGTTTCCATTGCTATTGCTACTACTGTTGTGGTCTACATTCAAGACCAATTTGGTTGGCGGGTCGGGTTTGCGGTTCCAGTTTTGGCCATGTTCTGTTCTGCTCTCATGTTCTTACTCGGGTCACCTCTttatgtcaaagtcaaagttgacaAGAGCCCGTTTTCGGGTTTGATTCAAGTCTTAATCGTTGCGTTTAGGAACCGTAAGATCCGTCTTCTTCCCGATGACTACTATAATCATAGCAATGAAATGGATCGAGTTGAGCTAACCGACAGTTTGAGGTTCGAAAATTACTCGTTACATGACCTGTTATCTAACTTGTCTATTTTGTCACCTCTAATTTTTTTCGTTAttatctaatttttattttaggtTTCTTAACAAAGCGTGTGTTGTTAGAGATGTGGACATTGGTTCTTCAGGCTCGAACTCGCGTGGTATCCCACAGTCGAAAATGTGGAATCCCTCAAATCCCTAATTCGGATAATACCTATATGGTCCTCGGGCATTCTACTATTTGTAAACGTGTTGCAAACGTTCCCAACACTTGAAGCCGAAAAAATGAACCGAAAGATCACCTCAAGGTTCGAGATCCCGGCAGCATCTTTCAGCTTGTTCATGCTTTTGACAATCACAATATGGATCCCGTTTTATGACTGTATTATGGTCCCGTTTCTAGCAAAATTTACACACGAGCCTCGTGGACTCAACCTGAAAACCCGAATGGGAGTTGGGATAATATTGTCAATCATGGCCATGGTAGTATCCGCAATCGTGGAAACCATAAGGCGTGATTTAGCAAACTCAAACACGACGGTTGTCATGTCAGCAATGTGGTTGGTCCCACAGTTTGTATTACTAGGTTTAGCTGAAGCGTTTAATGCAATTGGACAATTGGAGTTTTATTATTCCGAGCTCCCAAGTAGTATGTCGAGTTTAGCAACGGTTATGTTTATGGTGAGCATGGCGGTTGCTTCGCTTGTTGTAAGCCTTTTAACTAATATTGTGGACTCGGTTACTAGCCAAGGAGGTGGCGTAAGTTGGCTGTCGAGTGATATCGACGAGGGACACGTGGATTACTATTATTGGTTGCTTAGTTTCTTGACTTTGCTCAACTTTGTCTACTATTTAATTTGCTGTCGTGTTCATCAGAGTTTTTCTTCGTCGGAAAGTAGGTTGTCCCATGCCGTCGATGAAGAAATATTTGATGGCATTGAAGGCAAACCTTGAGTTTTACCTATAAGTATCTAAATACAATTTGTATGATGGGTAAATAATAGTTGGGATCGTTATAAGTTATAGCGTTTATTTGGAGCTAAAAACTtttgttgtttatgtttattttttcagGATTTTTATCAAATAATCAGATACAGAAAACATAATTTTTGTGAATGAATATGAGATTCACATACATGAATCTAACAAGAACTTGAGCATAGAGTTCGATTCAAATTAAAGCAAGTTCCCAAGTATTCCATACATTAAATGCATCGATCTTACAAAGAGTTCGTAAGATCGATATAATAATGAAAATGAATAAAGataacaaaaaaatataataaaataaataattatatattattgAAAAGATACATAAATTCATTTTACATTTACATAAAAGAAATTTTAActtgtaatatattttttatattaatattgttttttattgaAAAAATCTAATTTAAAATGTCTACGTTTCAGTATAAAATACAATGTTAAATTATTGGAGGATGATGTTGTATTTGTAGCTTTATACTGCATAAATGAAAGTTGAAGGACACATTTAGTCGATTGTAAATCTACACATTAAAAAAGAGTTGTTGAGTAGTCATATCATTATAGTGAAAGGTTCAAATGAGAaattttttttgtaagaataaaaaagaacaaattttaaccaataagaatgctttattttactttatttaatttttgtatttaatatgggtgtaaggtatattggtaaaattagatagatcattaattgttagtcttcctttttaatagctaattaaattaaatttgtaacatatttttttttaaaaaatatatcttttcaaataagaaaaaaattaatttaaggtgtaggataaattatgaggtgtgtaggatgaattacgagttgtgtaggataaatttcaatatgtgtaggataaatttcaaaaacgtGTAGGATGTATTTTGATGTGTCTAACAAAaaattttagtgtggaggatgataatctttatgactaattaattagtcaaaaagaataataaatgaaatgagagaaaactatttaatattttacaattataccttttgttctttttcttctcaatttaattttcttctcaaatgaacctccccctatcatcatatccatataactaggttataaccccgtgtattacacgggtttgaaaaatgaattttatatacgaaataataaaataatatatatttaaaaaccttttttattacactggttgaataaatgtaattttatatattaaataataaaaagttatatctataagaaccatattatacgggttgaataaatgtaattttatatatcaaataataaaaaagttatatctttaaaatcacgtgtattacacaggttaaataaatgtaatattgtttaccaaataacaaaaaaagttatatcttaaaaacccTCGtatattacacggtttgaataaatataattttatatgccaaataataataaaattatatttaaaaaaaactaatggatataCTCGGTACACGATAGATATGGTGATTGCGGAGATTATTATTGCAAAGAAGATACAgtggtcaaacatgttattcaagaagcaaataagcagccatttgagtgataaaatataaattatatttaaaaaaactcgtaataaatctaattttatatataaagtaatattgaaagttatatacaatttatttcaaaattatgtaataaaatcgatataataattttttaataatgaaaataaaagtaaataatatattaatacaaagtttggtttttggtgataaatagtttggttatttaaaaatgtcttatattaacaatttaaatttaaggataatattttattagaaaaatagaagcaTTCTATTCGACAtttaaaataagataaaatttaatattaatttttatttattaactaatctatactatatttataatattatttataattaattagaagagattaaactaaatttataattatccataagatattaaactaaataatatttagtatgagggtcatctataattaattaaaagagattaaactaaaataataattatccacaATACTTGACCTAATACGATGACAAGTGTCCtataaatggtttcttttattatatagtatagattgttTTAGAGTGATACTCTTTGATtgacctatatattaaaaagagAACTAAATGAACAGTAaacataattaaataaatatagtaATAAAAATTGAATTTAATGGATAGTAACATCACTAATGAATGAGCTGGTCCCGCGTACCTGTATCGGTATCGAATTTATCAAATCGGGTATATTTTCGGTGCCGGTTCGACACCGGTATTCATCTGTTTTTACCCTCAAATgccggtgtcgtaccagtaccggtACTGAtccgtaccgtaccaggtatattcggtaccggtacccaattttggggatttcggtaacggtattttccgtACCGGTtcgtaccgagctcatcaaatcccgtagcaacgtagcaatggaAGTAATTGCATCGTttatattacttttcatacacacagtaagtaaactgtatttcgtttgaataaGGTTTTATATaaacaacaacttattttgctttattttttgtcttttctgtaatgaatgaattgtagcatgtaaaagaATTACGATTTTcacctcggttcaaaattacgctttcaccctcaattcaaaattacgtttttccctgagttaaaaataaaaatatggttttcccctaGCTAAAAACTACGATTTTACCCCCGCTAAAAATTACGATCTTGTGATCGTTTTAGTTTTCCATTCTAACAAAACTAtagtattatttttttaattggttgagaattattcggccatcgtcCCGCATCGCGGGCGGGACATCAACTAGTTCTTTATTTAAATTGGAATTCTTGAGATGCATCTATTGTCCATATGAGGCCATTTAATGGGTGTGACCAGCACTAGCGGGTTCAGAATTATTTTTCCCTTTGTTCATTTTTGTAGGTGTTTGAATTTTGATCAACTCAACGTTAGAATTTTTGAGTTGGTAGGACTATATCATCACTAAAGTGCTTCAAAGCATTTCTTAACCCACTAGCTATCTCCATAGAAAATTATTATGGAAAAAAATAAGAACTAGCATGGGTGTTATAAtttaagactatggggtatggaaCTTGGGTTGGGGCATGGCTCTTGAGGCTTGGGTTTGAAgtcgggcgtggggcgggctagcaaGGTGACATGTCGGactctcaatggccaaaccaaactagccATTTCACATGCCCCcatgtgtcaactcatgcccccaacccaagccccaccataccccacaggCGTGGGTTTGGGtttgttttccacgtgtcaactcatgcccacaacccaagccccaccataccccatggtctaaaGAACCGGATGGTTGGAAAAGTTATTATGGAAAAAAATGAACATTGGTTCTCCGAGCTCGAACCTTTGTGGTGTCCCCACAGTAGAAAATGTGGAATCCCTCAAATTCCTAATTCGGATAATACTTGTTTAGTCATCAGGCATTCTAGTATTCGTAGGCATGTTGCAAGCATTCCCAACACTTGAAGCCGAAAAAATGAACCGAAACATCACCTCATGGTTCCAGATCCCGGCAGCATCATTCTCTTTGTTCATGTTTTTGTCAATCACTATATGGATCCCATTTTATGACCGTGTTTTAGTCCCATTTCTAGCAAAATTTACACACGAGCCACGTGGGTTTAACCCGAAAATCCAAATGGGAGCTGGGATGATATTGTCGATCATAGCCATGGTAGTATCCGCAATCATGGAAACCATAAGGCGTGATTTAGCAAACACAAACACGCCAGTTGATATGTCAGCAATGTGGTTGGTCCCACAATTTGTGTTACTAGGTTTAACTTAAGCGTTTAATGGAATTGGACAATTGGATTTTTATTATTCTGAGCTCCCAAATAGTGTGGCAAGTCTAGTGATGGTTATGTTTACGGTGAGCATGGCGGTTGCTTCGCTTGTTGCTAGCCTTTTAAGTTTTAACTAATATCGTAGACTTGGTTACTGGCCAAGGAGGTGATGTAAGTTGGCTCTCGAGTGATATTAACGCCGGCCGTGTGGATTACTACTATTGGTTGCTTAGCTTATTGAATTTGCTCAACTTTTTGTACTACTTGATCTGTTGTCGTGTTCATCGGAGCTTTTCTTCATCAGAATGTAGGTTGTCCCATGCTATCGATATACAGGAATAAGTTATAGCGTTTATTTGGAGCTATAAACTTTTGTATGTGTTTTTATAGAAGTATCCATGGTcttatg of Helianthus annuus cultivar XRQ/B chromosome 1, HanXRQr2.0-SUNRISE, whole genome shotgun sequence contains these proteins:
- the LOC110922225 gene encoding protein NRT1/ PTR FAMILY 1.1 yields the protein METHLNQETSSVEAELQSKLLHDDHHVQKGGLRTMPFIIVNEAFESIASYGLLANMIFYLMEVYHMEAATGTIVLSIWTALSNGLSIVGGFISDAYLGRFRVIATGSLFSLVGVTFLWLTSIVPQLTPSSCQEPDTGCSPPTRAQLGFLYASFGLMSIGSACIRPCSIAFGADQLKHRNNQRLIDSYFNWYYASNTVSIAIATTVVVYIQDQFGWRVGFAVPVLAMFCSALMFLLGSPLYVKVKVDKSPFSGLIQVLIVAFRNRKIRLLPDDYYNHSNEMDRVELTDSLRFLNKACVVRDVDIGSSGSNSRGIPQSKMWNPSNP
- the LOC110921127 gene encoding protein NRT1/ PTR FAMILY 1.2-like; the protein is MNRKITSRFEIPAASFSLFMLLTITIWIPFYDCIMVPFLAKFTHEPRGLNLKTRMGVGIILSIMAMVVSAIVETIRRDLANSNTTVVMSAMWLVPQFVLLGLAEAFNAIGQLEFYYSELPSSMSSLATVMFMVSMAVASLVVSLLTNIVDSVTSQGGGVSWLSSDIDEGHVDYYYWLLSFLTLLNFVYYLICCRVHQSFSSSESRLSHAVDEEIFDGIEGKP